The Myxocyprinus asiaticus isolate MX2 ecotype Aquarium Trade chromosome 39, UBuf_Myxa_2, whole genome shotgun sequence genome window below encodes:
- the LOC127430288 gene encoding Golgi SNAP receptor complex member 1 isoform X2, whose amino-acid sequence MAGGNSNYWEDLRKQARQLENELDLKLVSFSKLCTSYNSARDGRRGDSSDTTPLICNSTQDRMIETMSVEIEQLLAKLTGVNDKLAEYTSTPGVTSLNAALMHTLQRHRDILQDYTHEFHKTKSNFMAIREREDLLGSVRKDIETYKSGSGVNNRRTELFLKEHEHLRKQGRSNHNWTALNTGAIGRKHTDRWEDEVNYMRLFKNYSPFG is encoded by the exons ATGGCAGGAGGAAACAGCAACTATTGGGAAG ACTTGCGGAAGCAGGCGAGGCAGTTGGAGAATGAGCTGGACCTGAAGCTGGTGTCCTTCAGTAAACTCTGCACCAGTTACAACAGTGCTCGGGATGGCCGCAGAGGAGACAG TTCTGATACAACACCTCTCATTTGCAACTCCACTCAGGACAGAATGATTGAGACCATGTCAGTGGAGATTGAGCAGCTACTTGCAAAA CTTACAGGGGTGAATGACAAGCTGGCTGAGTACACGAGCACGCCAGGAGTAACGTCTCTTAACGCTGCTCTAATGCACACTCTCCAGAGGCACAGAGATATCCTTCAA GACTACACGCATGAATTTCATAAAACCAAATCAAACTTCATGGCAATCAGAGAGCGAGAAGATCTGTTGGGATCTGTCAGAAAAGACATTGA gaCATATAAGAGTGGATCAGGGGTGAATAACAGACGGACAGAGCTTTTCCTGAAAGAACACGAACACCTGAGAAA ACAGGGGAGATCCAATCACAATTGGACAGCGCTAAATACGGGTGCAATCGGTAGGAAACATACAGATCGGTGGGAAGATGAGGTAAATTACATGCGACTGTTCAAAAACTACTCACCTTTTGGTTAA